A single Alcanivorax borkumensis SK2 DNA region contains:
- a CDS encoding isocitrate lyase → MSYTKDIEALGSVVGAQSTWKDINPESAVRMRLQNRFNTHLDIAKYNAKIMREDMAAYDADTSKYTQSLGCWHGFVGQQKMISIKKHFGSTKGRYLYLSGWMVAALRSEFGPLPDQSMHEKTVVADLIRELYTFLKQADAWELNHLFRALDDAKEAGDEAKQKEIIDQIDNFETHVVPIIADIDAGFGNPEATYLMAKQLIEAGACCIQIENQVSDEKQCGHQDGKVTVPHADFLAKINAVRYAFLELGIDDGVIVARTDSLGAGLTKQIAVTNEPGDLGDQYNAFLDGDVIESAADINNGDVVIKSNGKLLKPKRLASGLFQFKAGSGIDRVVLDCITSLQNGADLLWIETEKPHVGQIAEMVNRIREVVPDAKLVYNNSPSFNWTLNFRQQVFDAWEKEGKDVSAYDRDRLMSADYDSTELAQLADEWTKNFQRDASREAGIFHHLITLPTYHTVALSTDNLAKGYFGDEGMLAYVAGVQRKEIRQGIATVKHQDMAGSNIGDDHKEYFSGEAALKAGGKDNTMGQFENT, encoded by the coding sequence ATGTCATACACCAAAGACATCGAAGCACTCGGCTCCGTGGTTGGTGCGCAAAGCACCTGGAAAGATATCAACCCGGAATCTGCGGTTCGCATGCGTCTGCAAAACCGTTTCAACACGCATCTGGACATCGCCAAGTACAACGCCAAGATCATGCGTGAAGACATGGCGGCCTATGACGCTGACACTTCCAAGTACACCCAGTCCCTGGGTTGCTGGCACGGTTTTGTTGGTCAGCAAAAAATGATCTCCATCAAAAAGCACTTCGGTAGCACTAAAGGTCGTTACCTGTACTTGTCTGGCTGGATGGTTGCTGCACTGCGTTCTGAGTTTGGTCCGCTGCCTGACCAATCCATGCACGAGAAGACTGTCGTCGCTGACCTGATCCGTGAACTGTACACCTTCTTGAAGCAGGCTGACGCTTGGGAACTGAATCACCTGTTCCGTGCGCTGGACGATGCCAAAGAAGCTGGCGACGAAGCCAAGCAGAAAGAAATCATCGATCAGATCGACAACTTCGAAACTCACGTTGTTCCGATCATTGCCGACATCGATGCTGGTTTCGGTAACCCGGAAGCCACCTACCTGATGGCCAAGCAACTGATCGAAGCCGGTGCTTGCTGTATCCAGATCGAAAACCAGGTGTCTGACGAGAAGCAGTGTGGCCACCAAGACGGTAAAGTAACCGTTCCTCACGCTGACTTCCTGGCCAAGATCAACGCTGTACGTTACGCGTTCCTGGAGCTGGGTATCGACGACGGTGTAATCGTTGCCCGTACTGACTCCCTAGGTGCTGGCCTGACCAAGCAAATCGCAGTAACCAACGAGCCGGGCGACTTGGGTGACCAGTACAACGCCTTCTTGGACGGTGACGTGATCGAATCCGCTGCCGACATCAACAACGGCGACGTTGTGATCAAGTCCAATGGCAAGCTGCTCAAGCCGAAGCGTTTGGCTTCTGGCCTGTTCCAGTTTAAAGCCGGCTCAGGTATCGACCGTGTTGTTCTGGACTGTATCACCAGCCTGCAGAACGGCGCTGACCTGTTGTGGATTGAGACTGAGAAGCCTCACGTTGGCCAGATTGCAGAAATGGTTAACCGCATCCGCGAAGTGGTGCCGGACGCCAAGCTGGTTTACAACAACAGCCCGTCCTTCAACTGGACCCTGAACTTCCGTCAGCAGGTATTTGATGCTTGGGAGAAAGAAGGTAAAGACGTGTCCGCTTACGATCGCGACCGTCTGATGAGCGCTGATTACGACAGCACTGAGCTTGCTCAGCTGGCTGACGAGTGGACCAAGAACTTCCAGCGTGATGCGTCCCGTGAAGCAGGTATCTTCCACCACCTGATTACTCTGCCGACTTACCACACTGTTGCTCTGTCTACCGATAACCTGGCTAAAGGCTACTTCGGTGACGAAGGCATGTTGGCTTATGTTGCAGGCGTTCAGCGTAAAGAAATCCGTCAGGGCATCGCTACTGTGAAGCACCAGGACATGGCCGGTTCTAATATCGGTGATGACCATAAAGAGTACTTCTCCGGCGAAGCTGCACTGAAAGCTGGCGGTAAAGACAACACCATGGGTCAGTTCGAGAACACCTAA
- a CDS encoding acyl-CoA dehydrogenase C-terminal domain-containing protein, with protein sequence MPTYKAPVRDMRFLMNEVFDFERHYKAQPNGEEATPDMVEAIIGEMAKLCENTIAPLYQSGDEEGCKLEDGVVTTPKGFKEAYDEFIAGGWQGLSHPVEVGGQGLPMSLGLIKQEMMATANWSFSMYPGLSLGAMNTIQMHGSEEQKQDYLVPLTEGTWGGTMCLTEPQCGTDLGQVKTKADPQQDGSYKISGTKIFISSGDHDLTENIIHIVLARLPDAPKGTKGISLFIVPKYLPGKIGEHNGVSCGSLEKKMGIKASATCVINFDEATGFLIGPEHGGLECMFTFMNSARIGTAMQGVAHAERSYQGALPYAKERKSMRALSGKKEPDAIADSLIHHGDVRRMLLKQKAIAEGGRAMIYYAAQYADNMIAGMLEDDMEKYDHWDSELGFLTPILKGFLTEKGLEAANEGMQVFGGHGYIKEHGMEQIARDARISTLYEGTTGIQALDLLGRKVLLSSRGKCVREFSKKLVDFGTKNLRDPKLRPFAWKLLKIAAEWNYLTTRIMLVAAKDRDMVATASYDFLMYSGYAMMAYFWALQAGVATDKLENGGKEPAEFYKAKLATAEFYFDRMLPSAKGHAEAALKPTKSTMQLSAEHFSFDYE encoded by the coding sequence ATGCCAACCTACAAGGCTCCCGTGCGCGATATGCGCTTTTTGATGAACGAAGTGTTCGATTTTGAGCGTCACTACAAGGCTCAGCCCAATGGTGAAGAAGCCACCCCCGATATGGTGGAAGCCATTATCGGTGAAATGGCCAAATTATGTGAAAACACTATTGCGCCCCTTTACCAGAGCGGTGACGAGGAAGGCTGTAAACTGGAAGATGGCGTGGTGACCACCCCGAAGGGTTTCAAAGAAGCCTACGACGAATTCATCGCTGGCGGCTGGCAAGGTCTGAGCCACCCGGTAGAAGTGGGCGGCCAAGGCCTGCCCATGTCTCTGGGCCTGATTAAACAGGAAATGATGGCCACGGCTAACTGGTCCTTTTCCATGTACCCGGGGCTATCTCTGGGTGCCATGAACACTATCCAGATGCACGGTTCCGAAGAACAGAAACAGGATTACCTGGTACCGCTCACCGAAGGCACCTGGGGCGGCACCATGTGCCTAACTGAACCTCAGTGCGGCACCGACCTGGGCCAGGTAAAAACCAAAGCCGACCCGCAGCAAGACGGTTCTTACAAAATCTCCGGTACCAAGATTTTCATTTCCTCCGGTGATCATGACCTAACCGAAAACATTATCCACATCGTGTTGGCCCGCCTACCCGATGCACCGAAAGGTACTAAGGGAATTTCCCTGTTCATCGTACCCAAGTACTTGCCCGGCAAAATCGGTGAACACAACGGCGTAAGCTGTGGTTCCCTGGAAAAGAAAATGGGCATCAAGGCATCCGCCACCTGCGTGATTAATTTTGATGAAGCCACCGGCTTTTTGATCGGCCCGGAACACGGCGGCCTGGAGTGCATGTTCACCTTCATGAACAGCGCCCGTATCGGTACGGCAATGCAAGGTGTGGCCCATGCAGAACGGTCTTATCAAGGGGCACTACCTTACGCCAAAGAGCGCAAGTCCATGCGCGCACTGTCCGGCAAGAAAGAGCCCGATGCCATCGCTGACAGCTTGATTCATCACGGCGACGTACGCCGCATGCTACTCAAGCAAAAGGCTATTGCCGAAGGCGGCCGCGCGATGATTTATTACGCTGCCCAGTACGCAGACAACATGATCGCTGGCATGCTCGAAGACGACATGGAAAAATACGACCACTGGGATAGCGAGCTGGGTTTCCTTACGCCGATCCTGAAAGGCTTCCTCACTGAAAAAGGCCTGGAAGCGGCCAACGAAGGCATGCAAGTTTTCGGTGGCCACGGTTACATTAAAGAACACGGTATGGAACAGATCGCTCGCGATGCGCGCATCTCAACTCTGTACGAAGGCACCACCGGTATCCAGGCGCTGGACTTACTTGGCCGCAAGGTACTGCTGTCTTCCCGCGGCAAGTGTGTGCGTGAATTCTCCAAAAAACTGGTGGATTTCGGCACCAAGAACCTACGTGATCCCAAGCTGCGTCCGTTCGCCTGGAAGCTGCTGAAAATTGCTGCCGAGTGGAACTACCTAACCACACGCATCATGCTGGTGGCCGCAAAGGATCGCGATATGGTGGCCACTGCCAGCTACGACTTCTTGATGTACAGCGGTTACGCCATGATGGCTTACTTCTGGGCGCTGCAAGCCGGTGTTGCCACTGACAAGCTGGAAAATGGCGGCAAAGAGCCGGCAGAATTCTACAAAGCCAAATTGGCTACCGCAGAATTTTATTTCGACCGCATGCTGCCCAGCGCCAAGGGCCATGCCGAAGCGGCTCTCAAGCCCACCAAAAGCACCATGCAGTTGAGCGCTGAGCACTTTTCGTTCGATTACGAATAA
- a CDS encoding potassium/proton antiporter: MESLNIFLLIGTGLMFTGLLLGSLSARFGVPSLLIFLVVGMVAGEDGLGGIEFDDFSTAYVIGNIALAVILLDGGLRTRLSTFKLGLRPALSLATLGVAISAALVGAFTTWLIGVDWRVGLLLGGIIGSTDAAAVFSVIKGAGVTLNERVASTLEIESGLNDPMAIFITLMLVGMLVDPDAQWGAGMLVTLIQQFGLGILLGLLLGAVISEVLLRVRSNEGLHALLLCSGGAMVFAITNLVGGSGFLAVYLTGLVAGNRRGGTGDNVLKAMDSMAWLAQSGMFLILGLLVTPSRLIENLPYALAVAAFLMLLARPLSVWISLLPFRFTWREETFIAWTGLRGAVPIVLAVFPLLAGVEQTYLLFDITLVVVLISLLGQGASLRFVARKLKVSVPRTTEPKQTVALAAPRDRYLMQFEVEDGAKAVGKSLGELGENERTPLILYRNTRVLSLSDDPKIEAGDLIAWLAPLSHKSGLSDLCHKLSSDEKRYYGDFSVLGKTPVAQLIAVYGVQAPPPLWQGLTVAEIFTKQVGKQTVVGDTVRVSGLRLRARSVENGTVVMAGLKLPG, encoded by the coding sequence TTGGAATCATTGAATATCTTTCTGCTGATCGGCACCGGTCTGATGTTCACCGGCCTGCTACTGGGTTCTCTGAGCGCTCGCTTCGGGGTGCCGTCCCTGCTCATCTTTCTAGTGGTGGGCATGGTGGCCGGGGAAGACGGCCTAGGCGGCATCGAGTTTGATGATTTCTCCACCGCTTATGTGATTGGCAATATCGCGTTGGCGGTGATTCTGCTCGATGGCGGCCTACGCACGCGATTAAGCACCTTCAAATTGGGCCTACGCCCCGCCCTTAGCCTGGCTACTTTAGGGGTGGCCATCTCTGCCGCCCTGGTGGGCGCTTTTACTACTTGGTTAATCGGGGTGGACTGGCGGGTGGGTCTGCTGCTGGGCGGTATTATCGGCTCCACCGATGCGGCGGCCGTTTTCAGTGTTATCAAAGGCGCTGGCGTCACCCTGAATGAACGTGTGGCAAGTACCCTGGAGATCGAATCCGGTCTCAACGACCCCATGGCCATCTTTATTACCCTGATGCTGGTAGGCATGTTGGTGGACCCGGATGCCCAGTGGGGCGCGGGGATGCTGGTCACTCTGATCCAACAGTTTGGTTTGGGCATCCTGCTGGGCTTGTTGCTGGGGGCCGTGATCAGCGAAGTGTTGCTGCGGGTGCGTAGCAACGAAGGGCTACATGCTTTACTGCTGTGCAGCGGTGGCGCCATGGTGTTTGCCATTACCAATTTGGTAGGCGGCTCCGGTTTTCTGGCGGTATACCTGACCGGCTTGGTAGCCGGTAATCGCCGGGGCGGCACCGGTGACAATGTGCTCAAAGCCATGGACTCCATGGCCTGGCTGGCCCAGTCCGGCATGTTTCTGATCTTGGGTCTGCTGGTGACGCCGTCGCGACTCATCGAAAACCTTCCCTATGCCCTCGCCGTGGCAGCCTTTTTGATGTTGCTAGCCCGCCCGCTATCCGTATGGATTAGTCTGCTACCCTTCCGTTTTACTTGGCGCGAAGAAACCTTTATTGCCTGGACCGGGTTACGTGGTGCCGTGCCCATTGTACTGGCCGTTTTCCCGCTACTGGCCGGCGTGGAACAAACCTATCTGCTATTTGATATTACCCTCGTGGTGGTGCTGATTTCCCTGCTTGGGCAAGGCGCAAGCCTGCGCTTTGTCGCCCGCAAACTGAAAGTCTCGGTGCCGCGCACCACCGAGCCGAAACAAACCGTGGCCCTGGCCGCCCCTCGCGATCGCTACTTGATGCAGTTTGAAGTGGAAGACGGCGCTAAGGCCGTAGGCAAGAGCTTGGGGGAACTGGGCGAAAACGAGCGCACCCCGTTGATTTTGTATCGCAACACGCGGGTGCTCAGCCTCAGTGATGACCCCAAAATTGAAGCCGGTGACTTGATTGCCTGGCTCGCACCGCTATCACACAAATCCGGCCTGTCCGACCTATGCCATAAATTAAGCAGTGATGAGAAACGTTATTACGGCGACTTCAGCGTGCTGGGCAAAACCCCGGTAGCGCAATTGATTGCGGTGTATGGGGTACAAGCCCCTCCACCACTCTGGCAAGGACTGACCGTGGCCGAGATCTTCACCAAACAAGTGGGAAAACAAACCGTAGTGGGTGATACGGTGCGTGTCAGCGGCCTGCGGCTAAGAGCAAGGTCTGTTGAAAACGGCACGGTCGTCATGGCCGGGCTGAAACTTCCCGGATAA
- a CDS encoding WS/DGAT/MGAT family O-acyltransferase has translation MKALSPVDQLFLWLEKRQQPMHVGGLQLFSFPEGAGPKYVSELAQQMRDYCHPVAPFNQRLTRRLGQYYWTRDKQFDIDHHFRHEALPKPGRIRELLSLVSAEHSNLLDRERPMWEAHLIEGIRGRQFALYYKIHHSVMDGISAMRIASKTLSTDPSEREMAPAWAFNTKKRSRSLPSNPVDMASSMARLTASISKQAATVPGLAREVYKVTQKAKKDENYVSIFQAPDTILNNTITGSRRFAAQSFPLPRLKVIAKAYNCTINTVVLSMCGHALREYLISQHALPDEPLIAMVPMSLRQDDSTGGNQIGMILANLGTHICDPANRLRVIHDSVEEAKSRFSQMSPEEILNFTALTMAPTGLNLLTGLAPKWRAFNVVISNIPGPKEPLYWNGAQLQGVYPVSIALDRIALNITLTSYVDQMEFGLIACRRTLPSMQRLLDYLEQSIRELEIGAGIK, from the coding sequence ATGAAAGCGCTTAGCCCAGTGGATCAACTGTTCCTGTGGCTGGAAAAACGACAGCAACCCATGCACGTAGGCGGTTTGCAGCTGTTTTCCTTCCCGGAAGGTGCCGGCCCCAAGTATGTGAGTGAGCTGGCCCAGCAAATGCGGGATTACTGCCACCCAGTGGCGCCATTCAACCAGCGCCTGACCCGTCGACTCGGCCAGTATTACTGGACTAGAGACAAACAGTTCGATATCGACCACCACTTCCGCCACGAAGCACTCCCCAAACCCGGTCGCATTCGCGAACTGCTTTCTTTGGTCTCCGCCGAACATTCCAACCTGCTGGACCGGGAGCGCCCCATGTGGGAAGCCCATTTGATCGAAGGGATCCGCGGTCGCCAGTTCGCTCTCTATTATAAGATCCACCATTCGGTGATGGATGGCATATCCGCCATGCGTATCGCCTCCAAAACGCTTTCCACTGACCCCAGTGAACGTGAAATGGCTCCGGCTTGGGCGTTCAACACCAAAAAACGCTCCCGCTCACTGCCCAGCAACCCGGTTGACATGGCCTCCAGCATGGCGCGCCTAACCGCGAGCATAAGCAAACAAGCTGCCACAGTGCCCGGTCTCGCGCGGGAGGTTTACAAAGTCACCCAAAAAGCCAAAAAAGATGAAAACTATGTGTCTATTTTTCAGGCTCCCGACACGATTCTGAATAATACCATCACCGGTTCACGCCGCTTTGCCGCCCAGAGCTTTCCATTACCGCGCCTGAAAGTTATCGCCAAGGCCTATAACTGCACCATTAACACCGTGGTGCTCTCCATGTGTGGCCACGCTCTGCGCGAATACTTGATTAGCCAACACGCGCTGCCCGATGAGCCACTGATTGCCATGGTGCCCATGAGCCTGCGGCAGGACGACAGCACTGGCGGCAACCAGATCGGTATGATCTTGGCTAACCTGGGCACCCACATCTGTGATCCAGCTAATCGCCTGCGCGTCATCCACGATTCCGTCGAGGAAGCCAAATCCCGCTTCTCGCAGATGAGCCCGGAAGAAATTCTCAATTTCACCGCCCTCACCATGGCTCCCACCGGCTTGAACTTACTGACCGGCCTAGCGCCAAAATGGCGGGCCTTCAACGTGGTGATTTCCAACATACCCGGGCCGAAAGAGCCGCTGTACTGGAATGGTGCACAGCTGCAAGGAGTGTATCCAGTATCCATTGCCTTGGATCGCATCGCCCTAAATATCACCCTCACCAGTTATGTAGACCAGATGGAATTTGGGCTTATCGCCTGCCGCCGTACTCTGCCTTCCATGCAGCGACTACTGGATTACCTGGAACAGTCCATCCGCGAATTGGAAATCGGTGCAGGAATTAAATAG